The following are encoded in a window of Phaseolus vulgaris cultivar G19833 chromosome 3, P. vulgaris v2.0, whole genome shotgun sequence genomic DNA:
- the LOC137806515 gene encoding glutamate receptor 2.7-like gives MNLPSTICLSYLLLSFLLITYYQVEATDGENQVISIGVIIDVNSRIGKEQRVAMDLAVQTYNTTSNTYKLALHFQQPIKDPFRPTSLARRMIMRQKMQVIIGMHTWEEAASVAELVRKSQVPVISFAAPSITPPLMPIRWPSLVRMANNGTAYAKCVADMVHAYSWQRVVVIYEDGDYEMLALLSETLQDVGSLIEYRLALPSLSYLSNPAEFIREELFKVIENTQSRVFIVLQSSLEMVIHLFREASQMGLVDGESAWIIPESITNLLDSVNKSAISYMEGALGIKTYYSELSSEYQNFEVRFRKSFRAKYPEEDNSSPGFYALQAHDSIKIVAQAIDRMESDRNTLLREILSSNFVGLSGEIRFEAAQLSQNSTFRIVNVDRKSYRELDFWTPEGGFMSSLPTEQGSNSVSRNTKSLSDVVIWPRKLTTIPKGWNLPTKQKPMKIAVPGRTSFSKFVKVDRDELTNKYKYTGFCIDIFEKVLPLLGYDLPYDFHPVNGTYPDLVQLVYNKTYDAVVGDVTILEERLQYVDFTMPYAESGLSMIVTEKSEESTWMFMKPFTWQMWVATGAVLMYTMVVVWCLERKPNPEFQGNWKSQISTALMFTFSSLFFAHREKIYNNLTRVVMVSWLFLVLILNSSYTASLSSMLTVQRLRPNVTDIECLKKNNMKIGCDGDSFVRTYLEQVEDFKPENILHINSEYSYEDAFKNNTIAAAFLEVPYEKVYISKYCKGYSAFVPTIKFGGLGFMFQKGSPVAKDFSRAILKLLEQGELKKLEDKWLNTDECFNNSTSDRTQSLRLGSFWVLYVLSGVTSTICFLLYTIQSLKSSHTLQHEAEERNGNLSDESQWKRILDIAKHIYSRKHPPFTREHQQAMAPQLPDIITVTSPPTVTVHNS, from the exons ATGAATTTGCCATCAACTATTTGCCTCTCTTATTTACtcctttcctttcttctcattACGTATTACCAAGTTGAGGCTACAGATGGAGAAAACCAAGTCATATCTATTGGTGTAATAATTGATGTCAACTCACGCATTGGGAAAGAACAGCGTGTAGCCATGGACCTTGCAGTTCAAACTTACAATACCACTTCCAACACCTACAAGCTTGCTCTTCATTTTCAGCAACCCATCAAAGATCCCTTCAGACCCACTTCCCTTG CTAGAAGAATGATTATGAGACAAAAGATGCAAGTGATTATAGGGATGCACACATGGGAAGAAGCAGCTTCAGTAGCTGAATTAGTACGCAAATCTCAAGTTCCTGTCATATCCTTTGCAGCTCCTAGCATTACCCCACCATTGATGCCAATTCGGTGGCCTTCCTTGGTAAGAATGGCGAACAATGGTACTGCGTATGCAAAATGTGTTGCAGATATGGTACATGCTTATAGTTGGCAGAGAGTAGTAGTCATTTATGAAGATGGAGATTATGAGATGCTAGCCTTGCTATCTGAGACCCTCCAAGATGTTGGTTCACTGATCGAGTACCGTTTGGCTCTTCCATCTCTTTCTTATCTTTCTAATCCTGCAGAGTTCATTCGCGAAGAGCTGTTTAAGGTGATTGAAAATACACAGTCCCGGGTGTTCATTGTTCTGCAATCATCATTGGAAATGGTGATTCATTTGTTCAGAGAAGCTTCACAAATGGGACTTGTGGATGGAGAATCAGCTTGGATAATCCCAGAGAGCATAACTAATTTGCTTGATTCTGTCAACAAGTCTGCTATTTCCTACATGGAAGGAGCTTTAGGAATCAAGACCTACTACTCTGAACTTAGCAGTGAATATCAAAATTTTGAGGTTCGGTTCAGGAAATCTTTTCGTGCCAAGTATCCTGAGGAGGACAACAGCAGCCCGGGATTTTATGCTCTGCAAGCACATGATAGCATTAAAATTGTTGCACAAGCAATAGATAGAATGGAGAGTGACAGAAACACTCTGCTAAGAGAAATACTTTCTAGCAATTTCGTTGGCTTAAGTGGAGAAATTCGATTTGAAGCAGCGCAGCTCTCTCAGAATTCTACCTTCAGGATTGTAAATGTAGATAGGAAGAGTTACAGAGAGTTGGACTTTTGGACTCCAGAAGGTGGGTTCATGAGTAGCCTTCCTACAGAACAAGGTTCAAATAGTGTTTCTAGAAACACCAAAAGTTTAAGTGACGTTGTAATATGGCCAAGGAAACTAACAACAATTCCAAAGGGATGGAATCTGCCTACTAAACAAAAACCAATGAAAATAGCGGTTCCTGGAAGAACCTCCTTTTCCAAGTTTGTCAAGGTTGATCGTGACGAgcttacaaataaatataaatacactgGATTCTGCATTGACATTTTTGAGAAGGTGTTACCCCTTTTGGGGTATGACCTGCCATATGACTTTCATCCCGTCAATGGAACCTATCCCGATCTGGTTCAACTGGTCTATAACAAG ACTTACGATGCTGTTGTTGGCGACGTGACCATATTAGAAGAAAGATTGCAATATGTAGATTTTACGATGCCATATGCAGAGTCAGGGTTGTCAATGATAGTTACGGAAAAGTCTGAAGAATCGACATGGATGTTTATGAAGCCCTTCACCTGGCAAATGTGGGTGGCAACTGGTGCCGTGTTGATGTACACAATGGTAGTTGTTTGGTGCCTGGAGCGGAAACCCAATCCTGAGTTTCAAGGCAATTGGAAGAGCCAGATCAGCACTGCGCTTATGTTTACCTTCTCCTCTCTATTCTTTGCTCACA GGGAGAAAATTTATAATAACTTAACTCGAGTGGTGATGGTATCATGGCTGTTTCTAGTTTTGATTCTTAACTCAAGCTACACTGCTAGTCTTTCTTCCATGCTCACAGTTCAACGACTGCGACCAAATGTGACTGACATTGAGTGTCTGAAGAAGAACAACATGAAAATTGGTTGTGACGGTGACTCATTTGTTAGGACATACCTGGAGCAAGTCGAAGACTTCAAGCCAGAGAACATCCTACACATTAATAGTGAATATAGTTATGAAGATGCATTCAAAAACAACACAATAGCAGCTGCTTTTCTCGAAGTCCCCTATGAAAAAGTATATATCAGTAAATATTGCAAGGGATACTCTGCCTTTGTGCCTACCATCAAATTCGGAGGACTGGGATTT ATGTTCCAGAAAGGCTCCCCAGTGGCCAAGGACTTTTCCAGAGCTATACTGAAGCTCTTAGAGCAGGGAGAATTAAAGAAGTTAGAAGACAAATGGTTGAACACAGATGAGTGCTTCAACAATTCGACCTCCGATAGAACACAAAGTTTGAGGCTTGGAAGTTTCTGGGTTCTGTACGTCCTTTCTGGTGTCACTTCTACTATTTGTTTTCTCCTTTACACCATCCAGTCGCTGAAATCTAGTCACACATTGCAACATGAGGCAGAAGAACGTAATGGCAACCTTAGTGATGAAAGCCAATGGAAAAGGATACTTGATATAGCTAAGCATATCTATAGCAGGAAGCATCCACCATTTACACGCGAGCATCAGCAGGCAATGGCTCCACAATTACCAGATATCATAACGGTGACTTCCCCACCAACAGTTACTGTTCACAACTCTTGA